One Paramisgurnus dabryanus chromosome 10, PD_genome_1.1, whole genome shotgun sequence genomic region harbors:
- the LOC135718393 gene encoding trace amine-associated receptor 9-like has translation MTYETEDHETQYCFPAINSSCIKTKRSTYEYNIMYVFFSLLSVWTVFLNLLVIISISHFKKLHTPTNMLILSLALADLFVGLIIMPLEAIRLIETCWYLGDTICRLFLIILDMFLCTSLSNLVLIAVDRYVAVCHPLLYPQKITTTRTIIIICVCWFCNSVYAISIFITTSQRKNTCYGECILMPTFALIITDLFLSFLFPCIVIITLYLRIFYVAHQQVKVINSLLRSGKHLTESSVRRKSESKAALTLGIIVTVYLFCWIPYYSLTLTSITRIITVISYFMLWMLYINSALNPLIYAIFYPWFRTSVKHILNLSKIFKTS, from the coding sequence ATGACCTATGAGACAGAAGATCATGAGACTCAATACTGCTTTCCTGCCATTAACTCATCATGCATCAAGACAAAACGCTCCACATATGAATACAATattatgtatgtgtttttttcattgctgTCAGTATGGACTGTGTTTCTGAATTTGCTGGTgatcatctccatctctcacttcaagAAACTTCACACTCCAACCAACATGCTCATTCTCTCTCTAGCTCTGGCAGACCTGTTTGTAGGACTTATTATAATGCCGTTGGAGGCGATTAGGTTGATTGAAACATGTTGGTACCTTGGAGACACTATCTGTAGACTGTTTTTAATCATCTTGGACATGTTCCTCTGTACATCTTTgagtaatttagttttaataGCTGTTGACCGGTATGTGGCTGTGTGTCACCCTCTACTGTACCCACAGAAAATAACAACGACTAGAACAATAATAATTATCTGTGTTTGCTGGTTCTGCAATTCAGTTTATGCCATTTCAATTTTTATAACTACCtcacaaagaaaaaacacatGTTATGGAGAATGTATACTTATGCCTACTTTTGCACTGATAATCACTGACCTGTTCCTGTCTTTCCTGTTTCCTTGTATCGTCATTATAACTTTATATTTGAGAATCTTTTATGTGGCACATCAGCAGGTTAAAGTTATAAACTCTCTGTTGAGAAGTGGAAAACATCTAACAGAAAGTTCAGTCAGGAGGAAATCTGAGAGCAAAGCCGCTCTGACATTAGGAATCATTGTGACTGTTTATCTGTTTTGCTGGATTCCCTATTATAGCTTAACTTTAACATCAATCACAAGAATTATTACTGTTATATCCTATTTCATGTTATGGATGTTGTATATTAATTCAGCTCTGAATCCTCTCATCTATGCTATATTTTACCCCTGGTTTAGAACGTCAGTTAAACACATCCTAAATCTatccaaaatatttaaaacatcatAA